The genomic stretch ACCGTCGCAAGACGGCTGACTACCCTCTGTTACTTGGTTAGATGCGGGCGCATGCGCCCGTACTGTGGTTTTTGTCCGAGATATGAGTGCATGCGCTCATATTGAGGTTTCTGTTGTTCCCCAGCGGGGTGTGTCTTCCCCGCTGGGGGAGATGCGCCTTCTGCCGGGGATCTAATCCAAGGTAGGAGAGCAGCATGAAAGTATCTGGTCGAAAGACCGGATCTGCGCTTTCCCACGCGCCTGACAACTGGTACGCCGTAGATTGGCGTCGGGTCGAACGGAACGTGCGAGGGATGCAGATTCGAATTGCGAAGGCGACGCGGGAAGGTGACTGGCGCAGGGTGAAAGCCCTGCAGCGGATGCTGACCCGCACGTTGTCCGCAAAGCTGTATGCGGTGCGACGTGTTACGCAGAACCAGGGTGCGCGAACGGCTGGAGTCGATCGCGAGCTATGGGATTCGCCTGAGAGCCGATGGGAAGCCGTCGGCAGGTTGAAGCGGCACGGATATAAGGCTCTGCCATTACGGAGGGTCTTTATCCCCAAGGCGAACGGGAAGGAGCGCCCTCTGGGCATTCCGACCATGCGGGATAGGGCGATGCAAGCCCTGTATCTGCTGGCCTTGGAGCCGGTAGCAGAGTCGACGAGTGACCCGAACTCTTATGGGTTCAGGCTTAACCGTTCGACGGCTGATGCCATGTCTCAGATTTTCGTTGTCATGGCCCGTCGCAGATCAGCGCGATGGGTACTTGAAGCGGACATCAAAGGATGCTTTGACCACATCAACCACAAGTGGTTGGAAAGCAATGTCCCGATGGACAGGGTGATCCTCCGCAAATGGTTGAAAGCTGGCCTGATTTACAAAGGGCAGTTACAGGCGACGATGGCCGGTACGCCGCAGGGAGGCATCATTTCTCCGACGCTGGCAAACGTGACGTTGAACGGGCTGGAACGTGAACTGATTGCGCAGCTCACTGCGAAATTTGGAATCGGGAAGGCGAAGAAGCTGAAAGTGAACGTGGTGCGATACGCGGACGACTTCGTCATTACCGGCGACTCGAAAGAGATGCTGGAACGCGAAGTCAGGCCTTGGGTAGAAGCCTTCCTCGAAGTGCGGGGATTGCAACTATCGGAGGAGAAGACCCGGATCGTTCATATTGACGAAGGCTTTGATTTCCTTGGGTGGAACTTCCGGAAGTACTCGGGAACGCTACTCATCAAGCCAAGCAAGAAGAACGTGCAGACGTTCTATCGCAAGGTGGCGGATACGATCAGCGGTCATAAGGCGGTCAAGCAGGAGGAGTTAATTCGCCTGCTCAATCCGATACTACGGGGCTGGGCGCAGTATCACTGCCCTGTAGTGGCCAAGCAGGCGTACAGCCGCATGGAGTCGTTGGTGTTTCAGCGGCTCTGGCGGTGGTCCAAGCGGCGGCATCCGAACAAGAACGCCGACTGGGTGAGGCGGAAGTACTTTCACTCCGTTGGTAATCGGCATTGGGTGTTCGCTGCTCCTGTCATTCGCGAGGACGGTAGTAAGGGTCTGCTTGAGTTGTACCAAATCAGCGGTACGGAAATCAGGCGCCACAAGAAGGTCAAAGGGGAATTCAATCCCTTTGATCTCGTGTGGGAGCAATACGGCGAGCATCTGCGGCAGGAGCGTATGTGGGATTCGATGCGCTATCGAAAGCAGTGGGCTTCGCTGTACATGTTACAGAGTGGGCAGTGTGCACACTGTGGCTGTGCCCTGACGGACGAGACGGGCTGGCACGACCATCATCTGGAGTATCGGATGTATGGCGGTTCAGACGCTCTATCGAACAGGGTATTGCTTCACCCGGACTGCCACCGGCAAGTGCACGTTGGTAAACTTGTCGTAGCTAAGCCGGCCCCGTTGCAGCACTAACGGGGCTTCGTATAAGAAATATGTAGGCTTGAGCCGTATGCGGGGAAACTCGCACGTACGGTTCTTAGGGGGCCCCTCTTCCGCAAGGAAGGGGGGCTACCCTACCTGACGTCCCCGGTTACTCATGCCCACCCCCTTTGCACGCTATCTTTCACTGTTCATATTGGCTTGTGCGTTGATCCTGCCTTATGCAGTCGTCAATCACACGTACCCGATTCCGACCTTCTACGCCGAGTTCACCGCGCTAGCGCTCTATCTGCTGCTGGGCGCGGGTGTGGCGTTGCTCGTGTCGACCGCCCGGCCGCGCGTGGCATTCGCGTCGCCCGTCGTCGCGCTCGTGCCGCTGGGCTTCGGGCTTGTGCTGATCGCACAGTCGATCGTGCTGCCCGTGGCGCAGCCGTCGATGAACTGGCTGGGCGCCGGTTTCCTGCTCGCTGCGTTCATGGCGACGCACGCCGGTTTCGGCTTCAGCCGGGCTGATCTGACCGAAACCGTGTTCACAGCGGCGGCCTTTGCGCTGGTCGTCGGCGGGCTTTTTGCGGTCTTCTGCCAGACCATCCAGTTGTTCCACCTCGAAGTGAAGGTGACGCCGCTGGTGGTCGCGTACAGCGTGCTGACCGAGCGCAGGCCGTTCGGCAACATGGCGCAGGCCAATCACCTCGCCACCTATATCGCGTTCGCGACAGCGGGCGCGATGTACCTCGTGCAGACTCGCCGCATCAACGTGTTCATCTGGCTGCTCGTGTCGGCGATTTTCTCGGGCGGTTTGGCGTTAACGGTCTCGCGTGGTCCCTGGCTGCAAATGGGCGTGATCGTCGTCGCGGGTTTCTGGATGGCATTCGCCGAGTTGCGCCGTCATCCGTCGCGCCGCGGCAGCAATCGCCAGTGGCTGATTCCCTTGGTGCTGGCCGTGCTGTTCTTCGCGGTGAATGCGGCGATCCGATGGGCGAACCTGCACTATCACCTCGATCTCGCTCAGTCCGCTGCGGAACGCATGAAGGACGCGAGCCAGATTGCGCCGCGTCTCGCGCTATGGAAGTACGGCTGGACGATGTTCCGCACGCATCCGCTGCTGGGCGTCGGCTGGGGAGAATTTCCGCGCTATCAGTTCGATCTGGTGAAGTCGCTGGGCGGCGTGGAGATCGCCAACAACTCGCACGATATCTTCATCGATCTGCTCGCGAAGACGGGGCTGATCGGGCTGGGCCTCGTGCTGCTGGGACTCGGGGCGTGGTTCGTGCGCGTGGTGCGCGCGCCGCACACGGCGGCGCGCGTGTTCGGTCTCGCACTGATCGGCGTGCTCGTCATGCACGCGCTCGTCGAATATCCGCAGCAGTACATGTTCTTCCTGCTGCCGGCGATGTTCGTCATCGGCCTGCTCGACACGAAGCCACTGCGGTTGATTCCCGGCGGTCTGTCGTTCGGTGCCTTTCTCGTGATCGTGCTGGGCGGGCTGGCGGCGCTGTATCCCGTCTATCGCGATTACGGGCGCTCCGAAGTGCTGTACTACGGCTCGCGTCCGTTCGACCAGTATCGCGCGGATCCGTCGTTCCTGTTCGGCGCATGGGGCGAGTACGGGATGGCGACGCTGCTGCCGATGAACGCGCAAGATCTGCCACACAAGATGGCCATGCATCGTCAGGCGATGGCGCTGCTGCCCGGCGAAACGGTGCTGCGCCGCTATGCCGTGCTGCAGGCGTTGAGCGGCGACATGAATGGCGCGTTCGATACCGTGGACCGGTTAAAGATCTTCGCGGAAGAACTGCACGACTGGCCATCGCAGTTGTCGTATCTCTATGATCTGTGCGACCAGCAGAAGACGCTCGGTGCGTTCAAGGCGGAGCTCATGAAGAAGTACGGCACGCCGCCCAAGGACATCAACAAGAGCGATGAGGACGATGACGACGAGGATTGATTTCCCGTCCCGTCGTCAGAAGGAAGGCGGCGCGGCAAGAGCGCCGTTCATGCAAGGATCATAAGACACTGACGCGCGGCGGACCCTCACTCCGCCACCCAGTCCCCCGACTTCCCGCCGTGCTTCTCCATCACCTTCACGTCGGTGATGGTCATGCCCCGATCCACGGCCTTGCACATGTCGTAGACGGTCAACAGCCCCACCTGCACGGCCGTCAGCGCTTCCATCTCGACGCCCGTGCGCCCGTGCGTTTCCACCTGCACGCGGCAATGCACGGCAGGCACCGTCTCGTCGAGTTCGAAATCGACGGCGACACGTGTGAGCGCCAACGGATGGCACAGCGGAATCAGGTCGGCCGTGCGCTTCGCGCCCTGGATCGCCGCAATGCGCGCGATGCCGATCACGTCGCCTTTCTTCGCTTCACCTTTGCGGATCAGCTCGAACGTGGCGGGCAGCATGCGGATCGTGCCGCGTGCGACCGCGATGCGCTTCGTTTCGGCCTTACCGCCGACGTCCACCATATGCGCCTGGCCGGCTGCGTCAAAATGAGTGAGTTCAGGCATGGTTCGCTCCTTCAGAGGGCGCTCATCATAGCAGCGCCAGTCGGGCGCGCGGCCCGGCCGTTCACGATAACTCACAACTTCCCGCCCGCGCAGCCACGCGTATTTCGCACATCAACGCATCGCCGGCACTGGGTACAATCGCAACAGGGTCGTTCCTTCCCGCACCTTACGCCGCTTTCGATTTCGCCTCTGCCCGCAATGCGTCTGAAACGGTTTTTCGCTGTATTGGTGTCCGTCACGCTCGCCGTGCCGCCCGCGACCATCGCGCAGCCGTCGAACCTGTCGGAACTGCCGCTCGTCACCGGGCCGCTCGACACGTACGGCGGAGCGTCCGCGCCGTCCGACATCGCGCAGGGCGTGTTCGGCCTTTACGGCGGCGCGCAGACACGGTTTTCGGGCAATCCCGGCGGCAACGCGAGCCTGCATGCGCCCATGTCCACCCAACAGCTGCCCGATCTCGGCGACGGTTCGGGCGGCACGCTGACGCCGCAAGCCGAACGCAAGCTCGGCGAGCGCGTGATGCGCGAAGTCCGCAGCGATCCCGACTACATCGACGACTGGCTCGTACGCGACTATCTGAACTCGATTGCCGGCAGGCTTGCCGCGGCGGCGACCGCGCAGTACATCGGCGGCTATCGTCCCGACTTCGATCTGTTCGCGATGCGCGACCCGCAGATCAACGCGTTCTCGCTGCCGGGCGGCTTCATCGGTGTGGACACGGGGCTGATCGTCGCGACACAGACGGAGTCCGAACTCGCATCGGTCGTTGGGCACGAAATGGGGCACGTGCTGCAACGGCACATCGCGCGGATGATTACGGCGGGCGAACACAGCGGCTACGCGGCGCTCGCCGGGATGCTGCTTGGCGTGCTGGCGGGTGTGCTCGCGCACAGCGGCGATCTGGGCAGCGCGATCGCCGTCGGCGGGCAGGCTTATGCCGTCGACAACCAGCTGCGCTTTTCGCGCGCGGCCGAGCACGAGGCGGACCGCGTCGGCTTCCAGATGCTCGCGGCGGCGGGCTACGACCCGTACGGGATGGTGGCGTTCTTCGAGCGGCTCGATCGCGCGTCGATGAGTGACGCAGGCGCGCCCGCCTACGCGCGCACGCACCCGCTGACAGGCGAGCGGATCGCCGACATGGCCGATCGCGCGCGCCGCTCGCCGTACCGGCAGCCGCATCAATCGTCGGAATATGCGTTTGTGCGCGCGCGGGCGCGCGTGCTTCAGGACCGCTCGCGCAGCGAGTATGCCGACGATATTTCGCGCATGCGCTCGGAAATCGAAGACCGCACGGCGCTCAACGTGGCGAGCAACTGGTACGGCATCGCGTACGCGCAAATGTTGATCGACCGGTACGACGAGGCGGCCGCGTCGCTGGCCAATGCGCGCGCCGCGTTCGACGCGAACGAGCGCGCCGGGGGCGATTCAGTGCGCAGTTCGCCGAGCCTCGACGTGCTCTCCGTCGATCTGGCGCGGCGCTCAGGGCACAACGATGAGGCCGTACGCCTCGCTGAGCTCGCGCAAAAGCGCTGGCCGCAATCGCACGCCGTTATCGACATGCGTCTTCAGACGCTCCTCACCGCGCGCCGTTTCGGCGAAGCGCAGGCGCAGGCGCTGCGCGAGACGCGCGACGATCCGCGGCAGCCCGTGTGGTGGCGCTACCTGGCGCAGGCGAGCGTCGGCACGGGTGACGCGCTGAC from Paraburkholderia phymatum STM815 encodes the following:
- a CDS encoding M48 family metalloprotease → MRLKRFFAVLVSVTLAVPPATIAQPSNLSELPLVTGPLDTYGGASAPSDIAQGVFGLYGGAQTRFSGNPGGNASLHAPMSTQQLPDLGDGSGGTLTPQAERKLGERVMREVRSDPDYIDDWLVRDYLNSIAGRLAAAATAQYIGGYRPDFDLFAMRDPQINAFSLPGGFIGVDTGLIVATQTESELASVVGHEMGHVLQRHIARMITAGEHSGYAALAGMLLGVLAGVLAHSGDLGSAIAVGGQAYAVDNQLRFSRAAEHEADRVGFQMLAAAGYDPYGMVAFFERLDRASMSDAGAPAYARTHPLTGERIADMADRARRSPYRQPHQSSEYAFVRARARVLQDRSRSEYADDISRMRSEIEDRTALNVASNWYGIAYAQMLIDRYDEAAASLANARAAFDANERAGGDSVRSSPSLDVLSVDLARRSGHNDEAVRLAELAQKRWPQSHAVIDMRLQTLLTARRFGEAQAQALRETRDDPRQPVWWRYLAQASVGTGDALTQHRALAEKFALEGAWPSAIRQLKEARDIKSVGYYDLATIDARLHEFEARYKEEREDEKNSS
- a CDS encoding PglL family O-oligosaccharyltransferase translates to MPTPFARYLSLFILACALILPYAVVNHTYPIPTFYAEFTALALYLLLGAGVALLVSTARPRVAFASPVVALVPLGFGLVLIAQSIVLPVAQPSMNWLGAGFLLAAFMATHAGFGFSRADLTETVFTAAAFALVVGGLFAVFCQTIQLFHLEVKVTPLVVAYSVLTERRPFGNMAQANHLATYIAFATAGAMYLVQTRRINVFIWLLVSAIFSGGLALTVSRGPWLQMGVIVVAGFWMAFAELRRHPSRRGSNRQWLIPLVLAVLFFAVNAAIRWANLHYHLDLAQSAAERMKDASQIAPRLALWKYGWTMFRTHPLLGVGWGEFPRYQFDLVKSLGGVEIANNSHDIFIDLLAKTGLIGLGLVLLGLGAWFVRVVRAPHTAARVFGLALIGVLVMHALVEYPQQYMFFLLPAMFVIGLLDTKPLRLIPGGLSFGAFLVIVLGGLAALYPVYRDYGRSEVLYYGSRPFDQYRADPSFLFGAWGEYGMATLLPMNAQDLPHKMAMHRQAMALLPGETVLRRYAVLQALSGDMNGAFDTVDRLKIFAEELHDWPSQLSYLYDLCDQQKTLGAFKAELMKKYGTPPKDINKSDEDDDDED
- the moaC gene encoding cyclic pyranopterin monophosphate synthase MoaC translates to MPELTHFDAAGQAHMVDVGGKAETKRIAVARGTIRMLPATFELIRKGEAKKGDVIGIARIAAIQGAKRTADLIPLCHPLALTRVAVDFELDETVPAVHCRVQVETHGRTGVEMEALTAVQVGLLTVYDMCKAVDRGMTITDVKVMEKHGGKSGDWVAE
- the ltrA gene encoding group II intron reverse transcriptase/maturase produces the protein MKVSGRKTGSALSHAPDNWYAVDWRRVERNVRGMQIRIAKATREGDWRRVKALQRMLTRTLSAKLYAVRRVTQNQGARTAGVDRELWDSPESRWEAVGRLKRHGYKALPLRRVFIPKANGKERPLGIPTMRDRAMQALYLLALEPVAESTSDPNSYGFRLNRSTADAMSQIFVVMARRRSARWVLEADIKGCFDHINHKWLESNVPMDRVILRKWLKAGLIYKGQLQATMAGTPQGGIISPTLANVTLNGLERELIAQLTAKFGIGKAKKLKVNVVRYADDFVITGDSKEMLEREVRPWVEAFLEVRGLQLSEEKTRIVHIDEGFDFLGWNFRKYSGTLLIKPSKKNVQTFYRKVADTISGHKAVKQEELIRLLNPILRGWAQYHCPVVAKQAYSRMESLVFQRLWRWSKRRHPNKNADWVRRKYFHSVGNRHWVFAAPVIREDGSKGLLELYQISGTEIRRHKKVKGEFNPFDLVWEQYGEHLRQERMWDSMRYRKQWASLYMLQSGQCAHCGCALTDETGWHDHHLEYRMYGGSDALSNRVLLHPDCHRQVHVGKLVVAKPAPLQH